The DNA segment CAAAAGGTTTGATTTGGAAGTCGTTAAGTTTGATAATATGATAACCGAACTGGGATTTGACCGGATCAGAGTACTCGCCTTTTTTCAGTGTCGGCAATACCTCTTCGAATTCCGTCACCATGGTACCGGCTTCAAACGAGCCTAACTTTCCACCCTTTTCCGCACTGCCGGGATCGGTGGAGTTTTCTTTTGCCATTTGTGCAAAATCCGCGCCTTTGTCCAATTCTTTCTTCAGTTTGTTGGCTGCATCTACATCATCAACCAAAATATGATCGGCATCAGCGACAAAAAAGTCATTTTGATGTTCGTCGTAATACGTCTTCATTTCCTCTTCAGTTGGCTTAAGTTCTTCCTGTAATTTTTGAGTGTACCGACTCATAAGATCTGCATTGACAAAGTATTCTTTATAGAACGCTTCGTTGGCACCGGTAGTCTTGAGTTGTTGATCAAAATTTTCCTGACCGCCAACTTGCTCTTTAATCTTTGCCAGTTCCTCTTCAGCTTTCTTTTCATCCGGCTCAATGCCTTTGGTCTTGGCATCTTGTTTGATTAAGTTGATTTGAACCAAATCGTTCAGCACATTTTCCT comes from the Peptoniphilus equinus genome and includes:
- a CDS encoding peptidylprolyl isomerase produces the protein MNLKKAVLGVSLSALLITVGCQQKKEGVAATVNGVDIPMEEFVKNYASQRNNLMLRGGSTDVFDEKAPNDPSRTIDEVVKENVLNDLVQINLIKQDAKTKGIEPDEKKAEEELAKIKEQVGGQENFDQQLKTTGANEAFYKEYFVNADLMSRYTQKLQEELKPTEEEMKTYYDEHQNDFFVADADHILVDDVDAANKLKKELDKGADFAQMAKENSTDPGSAEKGGKLGSFEAGTMVTEFEEVLPTLKKGEYSDPVKSQFGYHIIKLNDFQIKPFDEVKAKVEQAVVQEKFNTYIEKLQKDAKIDKYVDYKEAVEIPAELQLPKETLDSLKQAEQQAAQQAAEQNAKTDPNNAAASEQGTPADKTAENNVK